A genomic segment from Polyangium mundeleinium encodes:
- a CDS encoding S41 family peptidase yields MRALLHGGLLALGLTLAGCAGSWGSPERNPRASTTPSPSFAALVASPSDFDAEPREVPAALAEADLDFALDVFADAYAAPEGHAPLPPRARIDETRRVIRSRATWSPFEFATLLRDLLRADDGHLAFGYGGERPLRLDALPAPPAPPVIAAPPVELVEGEVPVLVVRTFETAAAEALATLPRLAERLRVAPAFVVDLRGNRGGNYTFAERFLRALAHGPIHALGTREVQSVTAALGRVNAAKRRLARGDVPPAARGMFLEHITRLEGLAADLAARGEGRIEIVRKGEILQGTAPAPLVGRGVVLVDRGCASACEMFVALARQIPGLLVAGERTRGSMAVGEVASFVLPRSRLVVTLGTRAIVDPLGDFDETRGFVPDLDLAGPGTLIEARHVASFAPASAWAAAKAGTKKPR; encoded by the coding sequence ATGCGCGCCTTGCTTCACGGCGGCCTCCTCGCCCTCGGGCTGACCCTCGCCGGCTGCGCCGGATCCTGGGGATCACCCGAGCGAAATCCGCGCGCCTCCACGACCCCCTCGCCGAGCTTCGCCGCGCTCGTCGCGAGCCCGAGCGACTTCGACGCCGAGCCGCGCGAGGTCCCGGCCGCGCTCGCCGAAGCGGATCTCGACTTCGCGCTCGACGTCTTCGCCGACGCGTACGCTGCGCCCGAGGGCCACGCGCCCCTGCCGCCGCGCGCGCGTATCGACGAAACACGCCGCGTGATCCGGAGCCGCGCGACCTGGTCGCCGTTCGAGTTCGCGACGCTCTTGCGTGATCTGCTCCGCGCCGACGATGGGCACCTCGCCTTCGGTTACGGCGGCGAACGGCCGCTTCGCCTCGACGCATTGCCGGCTCCGCCCGCGCCGCCGGTGATCGCAGCTCCACCCGTGGAGCTCGTCGAAGGCGAGGTCCCCGTCCTCGTGGTGCGCACCTTCGAGACGGCCGCGGCGGAGGCGCTCGCGACGTTGCCGCGCCTCGCCGAGCGCCTCCGCGTGGCGCCTGCTTTCGTCGTGGATCTGCGCGGCAACCGCGGCGGAAACTATACCTTCGCCGAGCGCTTCCTGCGCGCGCTCGCGCACGGGCCGATCCACGCGCTCGGCACGCGGGAGGTCCAGTCCGTGACGGCGGCGCTCGGACGCGTGAACGCCGCGAAGAGGCGCCTCGCGCGGGGTGACGTGCCGCCCGCCGCGCGCGGGATGTTCCTCGAACACATCACGCGGCTCGAAGGGCTCGCCGCGGACCTCGCCGCGCGCGGGGAGGGACGTATCGAGATCGTCCGCAAAGGCGAGATCCTGCAAGGCACCGCGCCCGCGCCGCTCGTGGGTCGCGGCGTGGTGCTCGTCGATCGCGGCTGCGCCTCGGCGTGCGAGATGTTCGTCGCGCTGGCGCGACAAATCCCGGGGCTGCTCGTCGCGGGCGAGCGCACGCGTGGCAGCATGGCGGTCGGCGAGGTCGCGTCGTTCGTGCTCCCGCGCTCGCGCCTCGTGGTCACGCTCGGCACGCGCGCCATCGTGGATCCGCTCGGCGACTTCGACGAGACACGTGGGTTCGTCCCCGATCTCGATCTCGCTGGGCCGGGCACGCTCATCGAGGCGCGACACGTGGCCTCGTTCGCGCCCGCCTCCGCGTGGGCGGCGGCAAAGGCGGGAACGAAAAAGCCGCGTTGA
- a CDS encoding Ppx/GppA phosphatase family protein, whose amino-acid sequence MARLAAIDIGSNAIRLRVVDVDPPLLTDDGPRFYPFRDVLVDRAPVRLGHDVFTKGRLENGVIGAACEALKRFRAAMDAAKVERYRAVATSAAREAQNGDLFVERAERESRVHVEIIEGVEEARLVQLAVVERIPMSQRRSLLVDIGGGSTELTLLEGRLPVYSRSLPVGTVRLLEAFLEGRGPIDMGHRKLLEEYVDRVCADAFREIEDASDGPVDVVIGTGGNIETLADLCPMPIAFPEGRAIEVRAMRRLLDDLSAKSVDERVIAYGLRPDRADTIVPAATVLCRVAEAFGRESITAPGVGLKEGVLVDLARQHFVPRDFGGEAAAVSEACLRLGRRYHFDEAHGMLVARFATRLFDELSARHRMSPRDRILLHAASLLHDVGDFVRYEGHHKHSYYLIVHADLMGLSPAEREIVANVARYHRKSPPQLDHENFRALSREDRAKVKAMAAILRVADALDREHRAKVAGVSGRIEGDTLVLELSGTEDRSLEEWTVAAKCGMLKDALGLDVRIVDAATGASRTPTTVPPASRKTPIPTPRS is encoded by the coding sequence ATGGCTCGCCTCGCGGCGATCGACATCGGGTCCAACGCCATCCGGCTTCGCGTGGTCGACGTGGACCCGCCTCTGCTCACGGATGACGGACCACGGTTTTACCCCTTCCGCGACGTGCTCGTCGACCGCGCGCCGGTGCGGCTCGGGCACGACGTCTTCACGAAAGGTCGCCTCGAAAACGGCGTCATCGGCGCGGCCTGCGAGGCGCTGAAGCGCTTCCGCGCGGCCATGGACGCGGCGAAGGTCGAGCGCTACCGAGCCGTCGCCACGAGCGCCGCGCGTGAGGCGCAAAACGGCGACCTCTTCGTCGAGCGCGCCGAGCGCGAGAGCCGCGTGCACGTGGAGATCATCGAGGGCGTCGAGGAGGCGCGCCTCGTGCAGCTCGCCGTCGTCGAGCGCATCCCCATGAGCCAGCGTCGCTCGCTCCTCGTCGACATCGGCGGCGGCTCGACGGAGCTCACGCTGCTCGAAGGCCGCCTCCCCGTCTACTCGCGCTCCTTGCCCGTCGGGACCGTCCGCTTGCTCGAAGCGTTCCTCGAAGGACGCGGGCCGATCGACATGGGCCACAGAAAGCTCCTCGAAGAGTACGTCGACCGCGTCTGTGCCGACGCCTTCCGCGAGATCGAGGACGCCTCCGACGGGCCCGTCGACGTCGTCATCGGCACGGGCGGCAACATCGAGACCCTCGCCGACCTCTGCCCGATGCCGATCGCCTTCCCCGAGGGACGCGCGATCGAGGTCCGCGCGATGCGCCGGCTGCTCGACGATCTCTCGGCGAAGAGCGTGGACGAGCGCGTGATCGCGTATGGCCTCCGGCCCGATCGCGCCGACACGATCGTCCCTGCGGCGACCGTGCTCTGCCGGGTCGCTGAGGCCTTCGGGCGGGAGTCGATCACGGCGCCGGGCGTAGGGCTCAAGGAAGGCGTGCTCGTGGACCTCGCGCGCCAGCACTTCGTGCCGCGTGATTTCGGCGGCGAGGCGGCCGCGGTGAGCGAGGCGTGCCTCCGGCTCGGGCGCCGCTACCACTTCGACGAGGCGCACGGCATGCTCGTGGCGCGCTTCGCGACGCGCCTCTTCGACGAGCTCTCCGCGCGCCACCGCATGAGCCCGCGCGACCGCATCCTCCTCCATGCGGCGTCGCTCCTGCACGACGTTGGCGACTTCGTGCGGTACGAGGGCCACCACAAGCACAGCTACTACCTCATCGTGCACGCCGACCTGATGGGCCTCTCGCCCGCGGAGCGCGAGATCGTGGCCAACGTGGCGCGGTACCACCGAAAGAGCCCGCCGCAGCTCGACCACGAGAACTTCCGCGCGCTCTCGCGCGAGGATCGGGCGAAGGTCAAGGCGATGGCCGCGATCCTGCGGGTCGCGGACGCGCTCGATCGGGAGCACCGGGCCAAGGTCGCCGGCGTCAGCGGGCGTATCGAGGGCGACACGCTGGTGCTCGAGCTCTCGGGCACGGAGGACCGGTCGCTCGAAGAGTGGACCGTCGCGGCGAAGTGCGGAATGTTGAAGGACGCGCTCGGGCTCGACGTGCGCATCGTGGACGCGGCGACGGGCGCGTCGCGGACGCCGACGACGGTGCCGCCTGCCTCGCGGAAGACGCCGATTCCGACGCCACGAAGCTGA
- a CDS encoding helix-turn-helix domain-containing protein, with the protein MPRRPTPEPVAAKVGARIRDLRQERGMSLAALADESGLSKGHMSSVERGLVLITVGTVVSAAKALGVPPFVLLMFPEEEPLAAVVEHVRASEGGDTDKAAAALRKLVFGPNGRPPKTATPTKNAAAKAAPAKATPAKATPAKAAVKATPAKVAATATPAPAATPAPAAKGRRKR; encoded by the coding sequence ATGCCCCGTCGTCCGACTCCCGAGCCCGTCGCCGCCAAGGTGGGGGCCCGAATCCGTGATCTGCGCCAGGAGCGCGGCATGTCGCTCGCGGCCCTCGCCGACGAGAGTGGTCTGTCCAAGGGGCACATGTCGAGCGTGGAGCGCGGGCTCGTTCTGATCACGGTCGGGACCGTGGTCTCCGCCGCAAAGGCGCTCGGCGTCCCGCCCTTCGTGCTCCTCATGTTCCCCGAGGAAGAGCCGCTCGCCGCCGTGGTCGAGCACGTGCGCGCGAGCGAAGGCGGCGACACCGACAAGGCCGCTGCCGCGCTGCGCAAGCTCGTCTTCGGGCCGAACGGTCGCCCGCCGAAGACGGCCACGCCGACGAAAAACGCCGCAGCAAAGGCGGCGCCCGCGAAGGCCACGCCCGCGAAGGCCACGCCCGCGAAAGCCGCGGTCAAGGCCACTCCCGCGAAGGTCGCCGCCACTGCAACGCCGGCCCCGGCCGCCACGCCGGCGCCCGCTGCAAAGGGTCGCCGCAAGCGCTGA
- a CDS encoding helix-turn-helix domain-containing protein, protein MVRRVRRGARGPPPCLLCRTRISSPEMNDPGVDFGAFENAFEHWERPPDMVSGLAWKNPLVRPFESSKTATSGRWSIACLAGKTVSEVQSVPTRRVPDPLAAHIGARMRELRREKGMSLAQFAKASGLSKGHASNLENGLALMSVGTVYAVARALGVPPFLLCMREEDEPFAACLDKILREEGGDVGRAAVRLRELFFGRSPGPGRGQG, encoded by the coding sequence ATGGTTCGGCGCGTCCGCCGGGGCGCCCGGGGGCCGCCTCCGTGTTTGCTGTGTCGAACCCGGATTTCGTCTCCGGAAATGAATGATCCCGGTGTCGATTTCGGGGCGTTCGAAAATGCGTTCGAACATTGGGAACGGCCGCCCGACATGGTAAGTGGTTTGGCCTGGAAGAACCCATTGGTTCGTCCATTCGAATCTTCGAAGACTGCAACAAGCGGTCGATGGTCGATCGCATGCTTGGCAGGAAAAACGGTTTCCGAGGTGCAATCCGTGCCTACTCGTCGTGTCCCGGACCCGCTCGCCGCCCACATCGGTGCTCGAATGCGCGAGCTGCGGCGTGAGAAGGGAATGTCACTCGCTCAATTCGCGAAGGCGAGCGGTCTCTCCAAGGGCCACGCCTCGAACTTGGAGAATGGACTCGCGCTCATGAGCGTCGGCACGGTGTACGCCGTGGCCCGGGCGCTCGGCGTGCCTCCGTTCCTCTTGTGCATGCGGGAGGAGGACGAACCCTTCGCCGCGTGCCTCGATAAGATCCTCCGCGAGGAGGGCGGCGACGTGGGCCGCGCGGCCGTGCGGCTGCGCGAGCTCTTCTTCGGCAGATCGCCCGGGCCAGGGAGGGGACAGGGGTAG
- a CDS encoding helix-turn-helix domain-containing protein produces MKRTSSETQAQGSKTRAATRERAGTKSELPEPYAGKLGARMRDLRLERGLSLASLREAGGLTPSQMSSAERGRVRVTMGTVVAVARALDVPPFVLLAFPDEDPLSAVLEEIRQAYGGDMRRVSAVIEERTSGQLGKKRGRGATKRSLHE; encoded by the coding sequence ATGAAGCGCACGTCGAGCGAAACGCAGGCGCAGGGATCGAAGACGCGGGCGGCGACTCGCGAGCGCGCGGGCACCAAGAGCGAGCTGCCGGAGCCGTACGCCGGCAAGCTCGGCGCGCGGATGCGTGATCTCCGGCTCGAGCGAGGTTTGTCGCTCGCGAGCTTGCGCGAGGCGGGTGGCCTGACGCCGAGCCAGATGTCGAGCGCGGAGCGCGGGCGGGTGCGGGTCACGATGGGCACGGTCGTCGCGGTGGCGCGAGCGCTCGACGTGCCGCCGTTCGTGCTCTTGGCTTTTCCCGACGAGGATCCGCTCTCGGCCGTGCTGGAGGAGATCCGGCAGGCGTACGGCGGCGATATGCGGCGCGTGAGCGCGGTGATCGAGGAGCGCACGAGCGGCCAGCTCGGCAAGAAGCGCGGGCGCGGCGCGACGAAACGCTCGCTCCACGAGTAG
- a CDS encoding alpha/beta fold hydrolase, with protein MTAITSIKIQTSRLRTHVLVSGPQDGVPVLFIHGNCSSARFFEQTMAALPAGFRAIAADLRGYGDSEPAPIDATRGLRDFSDDLAALLQSAELGLKGRVHVVGWSVGGGVAMQLAIDHPELVGKLVLEAPMAPYGFGGTKGTSGEPCFADFAGSGGGTANPDFARRLKARDASEESATSPRKVMNDFYFKPPFRVEKEREEFFLAEVLKMVVDDAHYPGDTTTSANWPGVAPGTRGVNNALAPKYVNLSGFAKIPPKHDVLWIRGDGDQIVSDTSLFDFGFLGKLGAIPGWPGDDVYPAQPMVAQTRAVLDAYKANGGSYREEVLPNVGHSPHIEAHDTFVAEIVRFFG; from the coding sequence ATGACCGCCATCACCTCGATCAAGATCCAGACGTCCCGCCTTCGCACGCACGTGCTCGTCAGCGGGCCTCAAGACGGCGTCCCCGTCCTGTTCATCCACGGCAACTGCTCCTCCGCTCGTTTCTTCGAGCAGACGATGGCCGCGCTCCCCGCGGGCTTCCGCGCCATCGCGGCGGACCTCCGGGGCTACGGCGACTCCGAGCCTGCGCCCATCGACGCGACCCGCGGCCTGCGTGATTTCTCGGACGACCTCGCGGCGCTGCTCCAGAGCGCCGAGCTTGGCCTGAAGGGCCGGGTGCACGTCGTGGGCTGGTCGGTTGGCGGTGGCGTCGCGATGCAGCTCGCGATCGATCATCCCGAGCTCGTCGGAAAGCTCGTCCTCGAAGCGCCGATGGCGCCGTACGGGTTCGGCGGGACGAAGGGCACGAGCGGCGAGCCGTGTTTCGCGGACTTCGCGGGCTCGGGCGGCGGCACGGCGAACCCCGACTTCGCGCGGCGGTTGAAGGCGCGCGACGCGTCCGAGGAGAGCGCGACCTCGCCGCGCAAGGTCATGAACGACTTCTACTTCAAGCCGCCGTTCCGCGTGGAGAAGGAGCGCGAGGAGTTTTTCCTCGCGGAGGTCCTGAAGATGGTCGTCGATGACGCGCACTATCCCGGCGACACGACCACGTCGGCGAACTGGCCCGGCGTCGCGCCCGGCACGCGCGGCGTGAACAACGCGCTCGCGCCGAAGTACGTGAACCTCTCGGGCTTCGCGAAGATCCCGCCGAAGCACGACGTCCTGTGGATCCGTGGCGACGGGGATCAGATCGTCAGCGACACGTCGCTCTTCGACTTCGGCTTCCTCGGCAAGCTCGGCGCGATCCCGGGCTGGCCTGGCGACGACGTCTATCCGGCGCAGCCCATGGTCGCGCAGACGCGCGCCGTGCTCGACGCGTACAAGGCAAACGGCGGCAGCTACCGGGAAGAGGTCCTGCCGAACGTCGGACATTCGCCGCACATCGAGGCGCACGACACGTTCGTCGCCGAGATCGTGCGCTTCTTCGGCTGA
- the ptsP gene encoding phosphoenolpyruvate--protein phosphotransferase — protein MSVEPPSKATEVLRGIAGSPGVAIGKVVVFGQSRVQCPRRTIGPGEIDAEVARFEEAVARAQRDLREMSLRLTERSAEASILEAYVLMTGDPVLAEAVRHQIQKEKRAAEWAVAEASDVIAKRLAALDDPYLSERSHDVLFIGDRILRAFGTTVPEQQNLRLEGPSIVVAHDLSPADTAAMINQPVVGFVTEVGTRTSHTAIMARALEIPAVVGVTDALKRISSGDLVVVDGLRGSVLVGPQPRELDEARARGERHTALSRELSVSRDREATTQDGVRVTLRANVELPAEAILARDHGAEGIGLYRTEFLYIDRSLPPTEDQQFEIFRAVVETMRPMPVTLRTFDIGGDKFMSSLKLPPEMNPMLGLRAVRLALSQPEVFLEHLRAMVRASAYGEVKIMIPMIASLSELRQVRVLLEKAIEQVKARGLPCADEIPLGIMVEVPAAAVLVDLFAQEASFMSLGTNDLVQYTLAVDRTSRSLAYLASSFDPAILRLIRSVVRAGEGWACPVSICGAMASDPLAAVLLVGLGMRDFSMEAAAIPEIKEALRRVTLVEAEAVAREALRFGTSDEVEHCVAEAFAPRLYDLLTGER, from the coding sequence ATGAGCGTGGAGCCTCCCTCGAAAGCGACCGAGGTGCTCCGCGGCATCGCGGGCTCGCCAGGCGTCGCGATCGGCAAGGTCGTCGTCTTCGGGCAGAGCCGCGTGCAATGCCCGCGCCGCACGATCGGCCCGGGGGAGATCGACGCCGAGGTGGCGCGTTTCGAGGAGGCTGTCGCGCGCGCGCAGCGCGACCTGCGCGAGATGTCGCTGCGCCTCACGGAGCGCAGCGCCGAGGCCTCCATCCTCGAAGCGTACGTGCTCATGACCGGCGACCCCGTGCTCGCCGAGGCCGTGCGTCACCAGATCCAGAAGGAGAAGCGCGCCGCCGAGTGGGCCGTCGCCGAGGCGTCCGACGTGATCGCCAAGCGGCTCGCGGCGCTCGACGATCCGTACCTGAGCGAGCGCAGCCACGACGTGCTCTTCATCGGCGATCGCATCCTGCGCGCCTTCGGCACGACCGTGCCCGAGCAGCAGAACCTTCGCCTCGAAGGGCCCTCGATCGTCGTCGCGCACGACCTCTCGCCTGCGGACACGGCGGCGATGATCAACCAGCCCGTCGTCGGCTTCGTGACCGAGGTCGGCACGCGGACGAGCCACACCGCGATCATGGCGCGCGCGCTGGAGATCCCCGCCGTCGTCGGCGTGACCGACGCGCTCAAGCGGATCTCGAGTGGTGATCTCGTCGTCGTCGACGGCCTGCGTGGCAGCGTCCTCGTGGGGCCGCAGCCGCGCGAGCTCGACGAGGCGCGCGCCCGCGGCGAGCGGCACACCGCGCTCTCGCGGGAGCTCTCCGTCTCGCGGGATCGCGAGGCGACGACCCAGGACGGCGTGCGCGTCACGCTGCGCGCGAACGTCGAGCTCCCGGCCGAGGCCATCCTGGCGCGTGATCACGGTGCCGAGGGCATTGGCCTCTACCGCACCGAGTTTCTCTACATCGATCGATCGCTACCGCCGACCGAGGATCAGCAGTTCGAGATCTTCCGCGCCGTCGTCGAGACGATGCGCCCGATGCCCGTCACGCTGCGCACGTTCGACATCGGCGGCGACAAGTTCATGTCGAGCCTCAAGCTCCCGCCCGAGATGAACCCGATGCTGGGCCTCCGCGCCGTGCGCCTCGCGCTCTCGCAGCCCGAGGTCTTCCTCGAACACCTGCGCGCGATGGTCCGGGCGAGCGCGTACGGCGAGGTGAAGATCATGATCCCCATGATCGCGAGCCTCTCCGAGCTCCGGCAGGTGCGTGTCCTCCTGGAGAAGGCGATCGAGCAGGTGAAGGCGCGGGGCTTGCCCTGCGCGGACGAGATCCCGCTCGGGATCATGGTCGAGGTGCCGGCGGCCGCGGTGCTCGTGGATCTCTTCGCCCAGGAGGCGAGCTTCATGAGCCTCGGGACGAACGACCTCGTGCAGTACACGCTCGCCGTCGACCGCACGAGCCGCTCGCTCGCCTACCTCGCGTCATCCTTCGATCCTGCGATCCTGCGGCTCATCCGCAGCGTGGTGCGGGCGGGCGAGGGCTGGGCTTGTCCCGTGTCGATCTGCGGCGCGATGGCGAGTGATCCGCTCGCCGCGGTCCTGCTCGTGGGCCTCGGCATGCGTGACTTCTCGATGGAGGCGGCCGCGATCCCCGAGATCAAGGAGGCGCTGCGCCGCGTGACGCTCGTCGAGGCCGAGGCCGTCGCGCGGGAGGCCTTACGCTTCGGCACCTCCGACGAGGTCGAGCACTGCGTGGCGGAGGCGTTTGCGCCTCGCCTCTATGATCTTCTCACCGGCGAGCGTTGA
- a CDS encoding HPr family phosphocarrier protein: protein MSNASATGRFTIVNVRGLHARAATKLVQLAGKYPCEVTIAGPDGQEANAKSVMGVLLLCGGVGTVIEVKARGEGSAEAVAAIGKLIADRFGEPE from the coding sequence GTGAGCAACGCGAGCGCGACGGGGCGGTTCACGATCGTCAACGTGCGCGGCTTGCACGCACGGGCGGCCACGAAGCTCGTGCAGCTCGCCGGCAAGTACCCGTGCGAGGTCACGATCGCGGGGCCCGATGGGCAGGAAGCGAACGCGAAGAGCGTGATGGGCGTGCTCCTGCTCTGCGGCGGCGTCGGTACGGTGATCGAGGTGAAGGCGCGCGGCGAGGGCTCGGCAGAGGCCGTGGCGGCGATCGGCAAGCTCATCGCCGATCGCTTCGGAGAGCCTGAATGA
- the rapZ gene encoding RNase adapter RapZ, translated as MSDKSRVVVVTGLSGAGKSTAINALEDLGYFCVDNLPTSLVPATIEVCEAGGIRRIGLGIDVRAFAFLDGAAPTLSRIAEGRDMAILFLDATDEALLRRFNETRRPHPLSAAASRAPGSSGGLAVLDGVHLERERLAPLRALATIDLDTTRLSVHELRRQIIAHLGPGKAEAPRMRTRFISFGFKFGVPVDADLIFDVRFLDNPHFVPELRRLPGSHPAVRDFVLQSPEASELLEKIGSLLEFSLPRYEREGKSYLTIGIGCTGGRHRSVALAEVLADNLRRKVELPISVVHRDVGRAEHTAPLEPDPQLLERSATEGAEGAPRSPDGGGSKT; from the coding sequence ATGAGCGACAAGAGCCGCGTCGTCGTGGTCACCGGGCTCTCGGGGGCCGGCAAGTCCACCGCGATCAACGCCCTGGAAGACCTCGGCTACTTCTGCGTCGACAACCTCCCGACGTCCCTCGTGCCCGCCACGATCGAGGTCTGCGAGGCCGGCGGCATCCGTCGCATCGGCCTCGGCATCGACGTGCGCGCCTTCGCCTTCCTCGACGGCGCCGCGCCCACGCTCTCGCGCATCGCCGAGGGGCGCGACATGGCGATCCTCTTCCTCGACGCGACCGACGAGGCGTTGCTCCGCCGCTTCAACGAGACCCGAAGGCCACACCCGCTTTCGGCCGCCGCCTCGCGCGCGCCTGGCAGCTCCGGCGGCCTCGCCGTGCTCGACGGCGTGCACCTCGAGCGCGAGCGCCTCGCCCCGCTGCGCGCGCTCGCCACGATCGACCTCGATACGACGCGCCTCAGCGTGCACGAGCTGCGCCGCCAGATCATCGCGCACCTCGGGCCGGGCAAGGCCGAGGCGCCGCGCATGCGCACGAGGTTCATCTCGTTCGGCTTCAAGTTCGGCGTCCCGGTCGATGCGGACCTGATCTTCGACGTGCGGTTCCTCGACAACCCGCATTTCGTCCCGGAGCTCCGTCGGCTCCCCGGGAGCCACCCCGCGGTGCGAGATTTCGTCCTGCAGAGCCCCGAGGCGTCCGAGTTGCTCGAAAAGATCGGTTCGCTCCTCGAATTCTCGCTCCCTCGGTACGAGCGGGAAGGGAAGAGCTACCTGACCATCGGCATCGGCTGCACCGGTGGGCGTCATCGATCGGTGGCGCTCGCCGAGGTTTTGGCCGACAATCTACGAAGGAAGGTGGAGCTACCCATCTCGGTCGTGCATCGTGACGTCGGCAGAGCGGAGCACACCGCGCCGCTGGAGCCCGATCCACAACTGCTCGAGCGGAGCGCGACCGAAGGGGCGGAGGGGGCGCCGCGCTCCCCCGACGGCGGAGGGAGCAAGACGTGA
- the hprK gene encoding HPr(Ser) kinase/phosphatase, which yields MPAPRPSMSVRALLADPGLGVKLDLLAGEAGLDRIVESSRIQKSGLALVGHFHGITSSRIQIFGQTELSFLHTLDVEDRAKKLRDLFARDLCCVIVTRDARSEGESSAETGFPAVPELVAAAEASGTPLLRSADRSSVTITALHALLDDRLAPRVRMHGVLVDVFGVGVLLTGPSAIGKSECALDLVMRGHRLIADDVVECDFRPPGMIFGMAAHLLRHHLEVRGLGILNVKDLFGVTAIRERKRIDVVIKLVEWSKDVEYDRLGLEDRYHTILGVKVRELVIPVRPGRDMSTILEVAARNELLKNAGHHAAREFFGNLEGALMSGGRRDR from the coding sequence GTGCCCGCACCACGCCCCTCGATGAGCGTGCGTGCGCTCCTCGCCGATCCCGGGCTCGGCGTGAAGCTCGATCTCCTCGCGGGCGAAGCGGGCCTCGATCGGATCGTCGAGTCGTCGCGCATCCAGAAGTCGGGCCTCGCGCTCGTGGGGCACTTCCACGGCATCACCTCGTCGCGCATCCAGATCTTCGGTCAGACCGAGCTCTCGTTCCTGCACACGCTCGATGTCGAGGACCGAGCGAAGAAGCTCCGTGATCTCTTCGCGCGTGACCTGTGCTGCGTCATCGTCACGCGGGACGCGCGCAGCGAAGGCGAGTCGTCCGCGGAGACCGGCTTCCCCGCGGTGCCGGAGCTCGTGGCCGCGGCCGAGGCATCCGGGACGCCGCTGCTCCGCTCGGCGGATCGATCGAGCGTGACCATCACGGCGCTGCACGCGCTGCTCGACGACAGGCTCGCGCCGCGCGTGCGCATGCACGGCGTGCTCGTCGACGTCTTCGGCGTGGGCGTGCTCCTCACGGGCCCGAGCGCGATCGGCAAGAGCGAGTGCGCGCTCGACCTCGTGATGCGGGGACATCGCCTCATCGCCGACGACGTCGTCGAGTGCGACTTCCGCCCGCCGGGCATGATCTTCGGCATGGCCGCGCACCTGCTCCGCCACCACCTGGAGGTGCGCGGGCTCGGCATCCTCAACGTGAAGGACCTCTTCGGCGTGACGGCGATCCGCGAGCGCAAGCGCATCGACGTGGTGATCAAGCTCGTCGAGTGGTCGAAGGACGTCGAGTACGACCGGCTCGGCCTCGAAGATCGGTACCACACGATCCTCGGCGTGAAGGTGCGCGAGCTCGTGATCCCGGTGCGGCCGGGGCGCGACATGTCGACGATCCTCGAGGTCGCGGCGCGGAACGAATTGCTCAAGAACGCAGGGCATCACGCCGCGCGCGAGTTCTTCGGCAACCTCGAAGGCGCGCTCATGAGCGGAGGGAGGCGAGATCGATGA
- a CDS encoding PTS sugar transporter subunit IIA, translating into MGVLEILSADHVSVANEAEGVVRSKPEALRRIAELLARGLIPVTPVVEIERVLAEREKLQSTGVGGGVAIPHGGLEGLDRHVGAVLLCPHPIDFDAIDRAPVSILFAVVGPKRAAGEHLKTLARVSRLLRDDEFRKRLLLAPSGADAFTIIAAEEGRGP; encoded by the coding sequence ATGGGTGTTCTCGAGATCCTGAGCGCGGACCACGTCTCGGTGGCGAACGAGGCCGAGGGTGTCGTCCGCTCCAAGCCCGAGGCGCTGCGCCGCATCGCCGAGCTGCTCGCCCGCGGCCTGATCCCCGTCACGCCGGTCGTGGAGATCGAGCGCGTGCTCGCCGAGCGCGAAAAGCTCCAGTCGACCGGCGTGGGCGGCGGCGTGGCCATCCCCCACGGCGGGCTCGAAGGGCTCGATCGGCACGTGGGCGCGGTCCTGCTCTGCCCGCACCCGATCGACTTCGACGCGATCGACCGCGCGCCCGTGAGCATCCTCTTCGCCGTCGTCGGCCCGAAGCGCGCCGCCGGCGAGCACCTGAAGACCTTGGCGCGTGTCTCGCGCCTGCTCCGCGACGATGAGTTTCGCAAGCGACTGCTGCTCGCGCCGAGCGGCGCTGACGCCTTCACGATCATCGCCGCCGAGGAGGGCAGGGGCCCGTGA
- the hpf gene encoding ribosome hibernation-promoting factor, HPF/YfiA family, translated as MNIAITFRHMVGTDAVKQYAHDKVAKLQRFLRQAMTAQVTLSVEGLDHIADVRISSGSQQFHATVRSQDMYASIDKVIDKLDRQIEADKTASMAKKRGGTSAAEFAAEASEAAEGRARD; from the coding sequence ATGAACATCGCAATCACGTTCCGACACATGGTGGGCACGGACGCGGTGAAGCAGTACGCGCATGACAAGGTCGCCAAGCTGCAAAGGTTCCTTCGTCAAGCCATGACCGCGCAGGTCACGTTGTCGGTCGAAGGCCTCGATCACATCGCCGATGTGCGGATCTCCTCGGGCAGCCAGCAATTCCACGCGACGGTCCGCAGCCAGGACATGTACGCCTCGATCGACAAGGTCATCGACAAGCTGGACCGCCAGATCGAAGCGGACAAGACGGCGAGCATGGCGAAGAAGCGCGGCGGGACGAGCGCGGCCGAGTTCGCCGCCGAGGCCTCCGAGGCCGCCGAAGGTCGCGCCCGCGACTGA